From Micromonospora echinospora, one genomic window encodes:
- a CDS encoding ABC transporter ATP-binding protein, which translates to MATALPVADAAQVRRYARTLARRHPGALAGALALHASAAAAGLAGPRLLGDLVEGVSQGDRSTPVDMIVLAIAGFVVAQSVLLRLAHVASARLGERVLAALREEFVDRILSLPLATVERAGTGDLLTRTSRDVAALSRTVRLAVPETLIAVVTAGFVLGALLLVGPLLVLPCLVAVPVLVVGTRWYLRRATAGYLRENAAYSDITDGISEAVEGSRTTEALRQQARRRARTDTDIRRSYVAERYTLWLRTIFFPVTEIGYLVPVVATLVVGGWFYLEGWVTLGQVTAAILYTQQLIDPVDRLLAWLDELQVGGASLARLLGVAAPDGPTGDEPAASRATSGGTGTSPAGAYPVGPSLSGGSAAEPSPVGASSAGGAVGRPGDGRLAVRDVTFAYRQGRDVLHGVTLVPEPGEKLAMVGPSGAGKSTLGRLLAGVHAPGTGSVTVDGRPLTGMPLAELRRHVALVTQEHHVFIGTLRENVAMVRPTATDADVRAALAAVDALDWADALPEGLATPVGAGGHPLTAAQAQQLALARLVLADPHTLVLDEATSLIDPRAARHLERSLAAVLEGRTVIAIAHRLFSAHDADRVAVVEDGRITELGSHADLLARGGSYADLWRSWHGSRP; encoded by the coding sequence ATGGCCACCGCCCTGCCGGTCGCGGACGCGGCGCAGGTCCGCCGGTACGCCCGCACCCTGGCCCGACGCCATCCGGGCGCGTTGGCCGGCGCCCTCGCCCTGCACGCGTCGGCCGCGGCGGCCGGGCTGGCCGGGCCACGCCTGCTCGGCGACCTGGTCGAGGGGGTCTCCCAGGGCGACCGCAGCACCCCGGTCGACATGATCGTGCTGGCCATCGCCGGGTTCGTGGTGGCCCAGTCGGTGCTGCTGCGCCTCGCGCACGTCGCCTCCGCGCGGCTGGGGGAACGGGTGCTCGCCGCGCTGCGGGAGGAGTTCGTCGACCGGATCCTGTCCCTGCCGCTGGCCACCGTGGAGCGGGCCGGCACCGGTGACCTGCTCACCCGGACCTCGCGGGACGTGGCCGCGCTGTCCCGGACGGTCCGGCTGGCGGTGCCCGAGACCCTGATCGCGGTGGTCACCGCCGGGTTCGTCCTCGGGGCGCTGCTGCTGGTCGGCCCGTTGCTGGTGCTGCCCTGCCTGGTCGCGGTGCCGGTGCTGGTCGTCGGCACCCGCTGGTACCTGCGCCGGGCCACCGCCGGCTACCTGCGGGAGAACGCCGCCTACTCGGACATCACCGACGGGATCAGCGAGGCCGTCGAGGGTTCGCGGACCACCGAGGCGCTGCGGCAGCAGGCACGCCGCCGGGCCCGCACCGACACCGACATCCGCCGGTCGTACGTGGCCGAGCGGTACACCCTCTGGCTGCGGACGATCTTCTTCCCGGTCACCGAGATCGGGTACCTGGTGCCGGTGGTGGCGACCCTGGTCGTCGGCGGCTGGTTCTACCTGGAGGGCTGGGTGACCCTCGGACAGGTCACTGCGGCCATCCTCTACACGCAGCAGCTCATCGATCCGGTCGACCGGCTGCTCGCCTGGCTGGACGAACTCCAGGTCGGCGGGGCGTCGCTGGCCCGGCTGCTCGGCGTGGCCGCCCCGGACGGGCCCACCGGCGACGAACCGGCCGCGAGCCGGGCCACGTCGGGCGGAACCGGCACGAGCCCGGCCGGCGCGTATCCGGTCGGCCCGTCCCTGTCGGGTGGGTCCGCGGCTGAGCCGTCCCCGGTCGGTGCTTCCTCGGCCGGCGGGGCGGTCGGTCGTCCGGGGGACGGTCGACTCGCCGTCCGGGACGTCACGTTCGCCTACCGCCAGGGGCGGGACGTGCTGCACGGCGTCACCCTGGTCCCGGAACCGGGGGAGAAGCTGGCCATGGTCGGTCCGTCCGGGGCGGGCAAGTCGACGCTGGGTCGGCTCCTGGCCGGCGTGCACGCCCCGGGCACCGGCTCGGTCACCGTGGACGGGCGGCCCCTGACCGGGATGCCCCTGGCCGAGCTGCGCCGACACGTCGCCCTGGTCACGCAGGAACACCACGTGTTCATCGGCACGCTGCGGGAGAACGTGGCGATGGTCCGTCCGACCGCCACCGACGCGGACGTCCGTGCGGCGCTGGCCGCCGTGGACGCGCTGGACTGGGCCGACGCCCTGCCCGAAGGGCTGGCGACCCCGGTCGGCGCGGGCGGGCACCCGCTCACCGCCGCGCAGGCGCAGCAGCTCGCCCTGGCCCGACTGGTGCTGGCCGACCCGCACACCCTGGTGCTGGACGAGGCGACCTCGCTGATCGACCCACGCGCGGCGCGGCACCTGGAACGGTCGCTCGCGGCCGTGCTGGAGGGCCGTACGGTGATCGCGATCGCACACCGGCTCTTCTCCGCGCACGACGCCGACCGGGTGGCGGTGGTGGAGGACGGCCGGATCACCGAACTCGGCTCGCACGCCGACCTGCTCGCCCGGGGCGGCTCGTACGCGGACCTCTGGCGTTCCTGGCACGGATCCCGCCCCTGA
- a CDS encoding CGNR zinc finger domain-containing protein, which translates to MHWIDVDGHPMPVLLAGHRGLELCNTWGGWDETPAPHREWLRDYDRLAVWAGHAHLLDAATARRLRAAAHEQPDAADRVLAETRTLRAALRTVLLTPGDTAAFDVVAAVAERAAAGSRLRADADGTARWTLDEEAGLALPLLACGRAAADLLTTADRHRVRACPGDDCGWLFLDPRGRRRWCSMAVCGNRAKVRAYATRHRRPDHR; encoded by the coding sequence GTGCACTGGATCGACGTCGACGGTCACCCCATGCCGGTGCTGCTCGCCGGCCACCGTGGACTGGAGCTCTGCAACACCTGGGGTGGGTGGGACGAGACGCCCGCGCCGCACCGGGAATGGCTGCGCGACTACGACCGGCTCGCCGTCTGGGCTGGGCACGCGCACCTGCTCGACGCCGCCACGGCACGTCGGCTCCGGGCGGCGGCCCACGAGCAGCCGGACGCGGCCGACCGGGTGCTGGCCGAGACGAGGACGCTGCGGGCCGCCCTGCGCACCGTCCTGCTGACGCCCGGCGACACCGCCGCGTTCGACGTCGTCGCGGCCGTCGCCGAGCGCGCCGCCGCCGGTTCCCGGCTCCGCGCCGACGCGGACGGGACCGCGCGGTGGACCCTCGACGAGGAGGCGGGGCTGGCCCTGCCCCTGCTCGCCTGCGGCCGGGCCGCCGCCGACCTGCTCACCACGGCGGACCGGCACCGGGTGCGGGCCTGCCCCGGCGACGACTGCGGCTGGCTCTTCCTCGACCCGCGTGGCCGGCGTCGCTGGTGCAGCATGGCGGTCTGCGGCAACCGCGCGAAGGTCCGTGCCTACGCCACCCGCCACCGCCGGCCCGATCACCGGTGA
- a CDS encoding ROK family protein, with the protein MRTGPSQDEIRRQNLGALLRYVHVHGATSRAELTTALGLNRSTIGALTADLAGAGLVSEGAPKETGRAGRPSLVVRPESERVFAYAFSVEVDRLRAARVGLGGELLDRRELPRPHGPTAAEAAPLLTAMVKEMEQGTPSGAVCVGAGVAVVGMVRRDDGLVRSSPTTGWVDEPLGELLRAGLGTGHPVVVGNVADLAVLAEHVRGVAVGCDNVVYLHGDAGVGAGIIAGGRRVTGHAGYGGEVGHMVVNPGGQPCGCGSRGCWETEIGGRALLRASGRDDVEGQDAILAVVDPAARGDASAQAAVRQAGDWLGFGVANLVNILNPEMVVFGGTMRDLYLAAAAQVRSRLNSMALAACREHVRLRTPKLGDDAPLIGAAELAFERLLADPLDV; encoded by the coding sequence ATGCGCACAGGACCCAGCCAGGACGAGATCCGCCGGCAGAACCTCGGCGCGCTGCTCCGTTACGTCCACGTGCACGGGGCCACCTCGCGGGCGGAGCTCACCACCGCCCTGGGACTGAACCGCAGCACGATCGGCGCGCTCACCGCCGACCTGGCCGGCGCGGGCCTGGTCAGCGAGGGAGCCCCGAAGGAGACCGGCCGGGCCGGGCGACCCTCGCTGGTCGTCCGGCCCGAGTCGGAGCGGGTCTTCGCGTACGCGTTCAGCGTCGAGGTGGACCGGCTGCGGGCCGCGCGGGTCGGGCTCGGCGGCGAGCTGCTCGACCGCCGGGAACTGCCCCGGCCGCACGGCCCGACGGCGGCGGAGGCCGCCCCGCTGCTCACCGCCATGGTCAAGGAGATGGAGCAGGGCACCCCGTCCGGCGCGGTCTGCGTCGGTGCGGGCGTGGCGGTGGTCGGCATGGTCCGCCGGGACGACGGCCTGGTCCGGTCCAGCCCCACCACCGGGTGGGTCGACGAGCCGCTCGGCGAGCTGCTCCGCGCCGGGCTCGGCACCGGACACCCGGTCGTGGTCGGCAACGTCGCCGACCTGGCGGTCCTCGCCGAACACGTCCGTGGCGTGGCGGTCGGCTGCGACAACGTCGTCTACCTGCACGGCGACGCGGGTGTCGGGGCGGGCATCATCGCCGGTGGGCGACGGGTCACCGGGCACGCCGGCTACGGCGGCGAGGTCGGCCACATGGTGGTCAACCCCGGCGGACAGCCGTGCGGCTGCGGCTCCCGGGGCTGCTGGGAGACCGAGATCGGCGGCCGCGCGCTGCTCCGGGCATCCGGCCGGGACGACGTGGAGGGGCAGGACGCCATCCTGGCCGTGGTGGACCCGGCGGCACGCGGGGACGCCAGCGCCCAGGCGGCGGTCCGTCAGGCCGGCGACTGGCTCGGCTTCGGCGTCGCCAACCTGGTGAACATCCTCAACCCGGAGATGGTCGTCTTCGGCGGCACCATGCGGGACCTCTACCTCGCCGCAGCCGCCCAGGTGCGCAGCCGGCTCAACTCGATGGCGCTGGCCGCCTGCCGGGAGCACGTCCGGCTGCGTACCCCGAAGCTGGGCGACGACGCGCCCCTGATCGGCGCGGCCGAACTGGCCTTCGAGCGGCTCCTCGCCGACCCGCTCGACGTCTGA
- a CDS encoding sugar ABC transporter permease produces the protein MTSTAVRKVGPVAVTDTPTVGGHVRNYISRVRGGDIGALPAVLGLVVLCTVFSIMRPSFLSAQNFANLFTQGAAVTLIAMGLVFVLLLGEIDLSAGFASGVCAAVLANIVTKAGLPWYVAVLAAVVTGLVIGLVLGFLVAKIGIPSFVVTLAAFLAFQGIVLLLISGGSNISVRDEVLVAIANRNLTPTLGWLFFAVVVGGYAAVQLLRHRKRTARGLLADPFPVVLARIGGLAVVLGVAVYILNLERSRNVLINSLKGVPIVVPIIAVLLIFWTFVLQRTSYGRHVYAVGGNREAARRAGINVDRIRISVFVICSTMAAIGGIVAASRANSVDPNTGGSNVLLYAVGAAVIGGTSLFGGKGRVLDAVLGGAVVAVIDNGMGLMGYEAGVKYVVTGVVLLLAASVDAFSRRRAAATGNR, from the coding sequence ATGACCAGCACCGCCGTGCGCAAGGTCGGTCCGGTGGCGGTCACCGACACGCCGACCGTGGGCGGCCACGTCCGCAACTACATCAGCCGGGTACGCGGCGGCGACATCGGGGCGCTGCCGGCCGTCCTGGGACTGGTCGTGCTCTGCACGGTCTTCTCGATCATGCGACCGTCGTTCCTGTCGGCGCAGAACTTCGCCAACCTCTTCACCCAGGGCGCGGCGGTCACGCTGATCGCGATGGGGCTGGTCTTCGTCCTGCTGCTCGGCGAGATCGACCTCTCCGCCGGCTTCGCCAGCGGGGTCTGCGCCGCCGTGCTGGCCAACATCGTCACCAAGGCGGGCCTGCCGTGGTACGTGGCGGTGCTCGCGGCCGTCGTCACCGGCCTGGTCATCGGGCTCGTCCTCGGCTTCCTGGTCGCGAAGATCGGCATCCCGTCCTTCGTGGTCACGCTCGCCGCCTTCCTCGCCTTCCAGGGCATCGTGCTGCTGTTGATCAGCGGCGGCAGCAACATCTCCGTCCGGGACGAGGTGCTGGTGGCGATCGCCAACCGCAACCTGACGCCGACGCTCGGCTGGCTCTTCTTCGCCGTCGTGGTGGGCGGGTACGCGGCGGTGCAGCTCCTGCGCCACCGGAAGCGGACCGCCCGGGGCCTGCTCGCCGACCCGTTCCCGGTGGTGCTGGCCCGGATCGGCGGGCTGGCGGTCGTCCTCGGCGTGGCGGTCTACATCCTCAACCTGGAGCGCAGCCGCAACGTGCTGATCAACTCGCTCAAGGGCGTGCCGATCGTGGTGCCGATCATCGCGGTACTGCTGATCTTCTGGACCTTCGTGCTCCAGCGCACCAGCTACGGCCGGCACGTCTACGCGGTCGGCGGCAACCGGGAGGCAGCCCGCCGGGCCGGCATCAACGTCGACCGGATCCGGATCTCGGTCTTCGTGATCTGCTCGACCATGGCCGCGATCGGGGGCATCGTGGCCGCCAGCCGGGCCAACTCGGTCGACCCGAACACCGGGGGCAGTAACGTACTGCTCTACGCCGTCGGCGCGGCGGTGATCGGCGGGACCAGCCTCTTCGGCGGCAAGGGGAGGGTGCTCGACGCGGTGCTCGGCGGTGCGGTGGTCGCGGTGATCGACAACGGCATGGGCCTGATGGGCTACGAGGCCGGGGTCAAGTACGTGGTCACCGGAGTCGTGCTGCTGCTCGCCGCGAGCGTCGACGCGTTCTCCCGACGACGGGCTGCCGCCACCGGCAACCGCTGA
- a CDS encoding ATP-binding cassette domain-containing protein produces the protein MSTTPLLELRGIDKSFGPVQVLRDVALSAHAGEVTALVGDNGAGKSTLVKCISGIYPTDAGAFLFEGRPVTINSPRDAAALGIEVVYQDLALCDNLDIVQNMFLGREKRTGIVLDEPTMEQMAAETLAGLNVRTVKSLRQHVSSLSGGQRQTVAIAKAVLWNSKLVILDEPTAALGVAQTAQVLELVRRLADNGLAVVLISHNMNDVFAVSDRIAALYLGQMVAQVKTTDITHAQVVELITAGRSGALGLTAGNGAQPPDTGASADSTPGALR, from the coding sequence GTGTCCACCACCCCCCTGCTGGAACTACGTGGGATCGACAAGAGCTTCGGCCCGGTCCAGGTCCTGCGTGACGTGGCCCTCTCCGCCCACGCGGGGGAGGTGACCGCCCTGGTCGGCGACAACGGCGCCGGTAAGTCGACCCTGGTCAAGTGCATCAGCGGCATCTACCCCACCGACGCCGGCGCGTTCCTCTTCGAGGGCCGGCCGGTGACCATCAACAGCCCCCGGGACGCCGCCGCCCTCGGCATCGAGGTCGTCTACCAGGACCTCGCGCTCTGCGACAACCTCGACATCGTGCAGAACATGTTCCTCGGTCGGGAGAAGCGCACCGGCATCGTGCTCGACGAACCGACCATGGAGCAGATGGCCGCCGAGACCCTGGCCGGGCTGAACGTCCGGACGGTCAAGTCGCTACGCCAGCACGTCTCCAGCCTCTCCGGCGGCCAGCGCCAGACCGTGGCGATCGCCAAGGCGGTGCTCTGGAACAGCAAGCTGGTGATCCTGGACGAGCCGACCGCCGCCCTCGGTGTCGCGCAGACCGCCCAGGTGCTCGAACTGGTCCGGCGGCTCGCCGACAACGGCCTGGCCGTCGTGCTCATCTCGCACAACATGAACGACGTGTTCGCGGTCTCCGACCGGATCGCCGCGCTCTACCTCGGGCAGATGGTCGCCCAGGTGAAGACCACCGACATCACCCACGCCCAGGTGGTCGAACTGATCACCGCCGGCCGGTCCGGCGCGCTCGGCCTGACGGCCGGCAACGGCGCGCAGCCCCCCGACACCGGCGCATCCGCCGACAGCACCCCAGGAGCCCTCCGATGA
- a CDS encoding sugar ABC transporter substrate-binding protein, translated as MRRGILTIATVGLLVTGGVAACGDDSGSDSDAGSDKKPKIGVILPDSKSSGRWENADRKFLEAAFKAAGVDYDIQNAQDDKSNFQTIADQMITSGVTALMIVNLDSGTGKAVLDKAKSQGVATIDYDRLTLGGSAEYYVSFDNEVVGKLQGEGLTKCLTDKGVQKPVVAYLNGSPTDNNATLFKNGYDSVLKPKFDSGEYVKGPEQSVPAWDNAQGATLFEQMLTQTGGKIDGVLAANDGLGNAAISVLKKNKLNGKVPVTGQDADLQGLQNILAGDQCMTVYKAIKQEADAAAELAIGLAKGERKETGQTVKDPESGRDVPSVLLTPKLIFKENVKDVVADGFVTKEALCTAEYAKLCADAGIS; from the coding sequence ATGCGCAGAGGGATCCTCACCATCGCGACCGTGGGCCTGCTCGTCACCGGCGGCGTGGCCGCCTGCGGCGACGACTCGGGCAGCGACAGCGACGCCGGTTCCGACAAGAAGCCCAAGATCGGCGTGATCCTGCCGGACAGCAAGTCCTCCGGCCGGTGGGAGAACGCGGACCGCAAGTTCCTCGAGGCGGCCTTCAAGGCGGCGGGCGTCGACTACGACATCCAGAACGCCCAGGACGACAAGTCCAACTTCCAGACCATCGCCGACCAGATGATCACCAGCGGGGTGACCGCCCTGATGATCGTCAACCTGGACTCCGGCACCGGCAAGGCCGTGCTGGACAAGGCGAAGTCGCAGGGTGTGGCGACCATCGACTACGACCGGCTCACCCTGGGTGGCAGCGCCGAGTACTACGTCAGCTTCGACAACGAGGTGGTCGGCAAGCTCCAGGGCGAGGGCCTGACGAAGTGCCTCACCGACAAGGGCGTGCAGAAGCCGGTGGTGGCGTACCTGAACGGCTCCCCCACCGACAACAACGCCACCCTGTTCAAGAACGGCTACGACTCGGTGCTCAAGCCGAAGTTCGACTCCGGCGAGTACGTCAAGGGCCCGGAGCAGTCCGTCCCGGCCTGGGACAACGCCCAGGGTGCCACGCTGTTCGAGCAGATGCTGACCCAGACCGGCGGCAAGATCGACGGTGTGCTCGCGGCGAACGACGGCCTCGGCAACGCGGCCATCTCGGTGCTCAAGAAGAACAAGCTCAACGGCAAGGTCCCGGTGACCGGGCAGGACGCCGACCTCCAGGGGTTGCAGAACATCCTCGCCGGTGACCAGTGCATGACCGTCTACAAGGCGATCAAGCAGGAGGCCGACGCCGCCGCCGAGCTGGCCATCGGGCTGGCCAAGGGCGAGCGCAAGGAGACCGGGCAGACGGTGAAGGACCCGGAGAGCGGCCGGGACGTGCCCTCGGTCCTGCTCACCCCGAAGCTGATCTTCAAGGAGAACGTCAAGGACGTCGTGGCGGACGGCTTCGTCACCAAGGAGGCGCTCTGCACCGCCGAGTACGCCAAGCTCTGCGCCGACGCCGGGATCAGCTGA
- the ybaK gene encoding Cys-tRNA(Pro) deacylase, with protein MAGRGTPATALLVKRGVGHSVHPYDVAPDTPNYGAEVAAALGVPADRVFKTLVTEVDGALTVAVVPVTGELDLKALAGAAGGKRAVLADRVLAERATGYVRGGISPLGQRRRLPTVLDVSALDFPSVYVSAGRRGLQVQLAPADLVALTGATTAPIATR; from the coding sequence GTGGCGGGACGGGGAACACCGGCGACGGCGCTGCTGGTCAAGCGCGGGGTCGGGCACAGCGTCCACCCGTACGACGTCGCGCCGGACACCCCGAACTACGGCGCCGAGGTCGCCGCGGCGCTCGGCGTACCGGCCGACCGGGTGTTCAAGACCCTGGTGACCGAGGTGGACGGCGCTCTGACCGTGGCGGTCGTCCCGGTCACCGGTGAGCTGGACCTCAAGGCGCTCGCGGGGGCGGCCGGCGGGAAGCGGGCCGTCCTCGCCGACCGGGTCCTCGCCGAACGCGCCACGGGTTACGTGCGTGGCGGCATCAGCCCACTGGGTCAGCGCCGACGGCTGCCGACGGTGCTGGACGTCTCGGCCCTGGACTTCCCGAGCGTCTACGTCTCGGCCGGGCGGCGCGGGCTCCAGGTTCAGCTCGCCCCGGCGGACCTGGTCGCGCTGACCGGGGCGACCACCGCGCCGATCGCCACCCGCTGA
- a CDS encoding THUMP-like domain-containing protein → MDLDQFAVLRTPEGSAALDAAARVAGGDPLTSAAALRSAGVPADLAAAALTQAELRRRATGKFGPEAAGMFLTRAGLEQATRRVVADRRAARLRDAGVRALADLGCGLGADALAAARAGIRVYGVEADPLTAAMAAANAGAAGLADAFTVECGDATAFDVSRVDGVFCDPARRSTGTGRRIFDPKAYSPPWDFVTDLAARVPHTVVKVAPGLDHALIPAGAEAEWVSVDGDLVEAALWCGRLAELPRRATVLRAGAVHQLTGSGTEEAAVGPVRRYLYDPDPAVVRAHLVAELATALGATIADPSIAYLYADTPDVTPFARCLEVTDVLPFSLKRLRALLRDRRVGRVEILKRGSALEPERLRRDLRLAGDQAASVVLTRVAGAPTALVCRPTG, encoded by the coding sequence GTGGATCTCGACCAGTTCGCCGTCCTGCGTACCCCCGAGGGGTCGGCCGCGCTCGACGCGGCGGCGCGGGTGGCCGGCGGCGACCCGCTGACCTCGGCGGCGGCGCTCCGCTCGGCCGGCGTGCCGGCCGACCTGGCCGCCGCCGCGCTCACCCAGGCCGAGCTGCGGCGACGGGCGACCGGCAAGTTCGGCCCGGAGGCGGCCGGCATGTTCCTCACCCGCGCCGGGCTGGAGCAGGCGACCCGGCGGGTGGTGGCCGACCGGCGCGCCGCGCGGTTGCGGGACGCCGGGGTACGCGCCCTCGCCGACCTCGGCTGCGGTCTCGGCGCGGACGCGCTCGCCGCCGCCCGGGCCGGCATCCGGGTGTACGGGGTGGAGGCCGATCCGCTCACCGCCGCGATGGCCGCCGCGAACGCCGGGGCGGCCGGGCTGGCCGACGCGTTCACCGTCGAGTGCGGCGACGCGACCGCGTTCGACGTGTCCCGGGTGGACGGGGTCTTCTGCGACCCGGCCCGCCGCAGCACCGGCACCGGCCGGCGGATCTTCGACCCGAAGGCGTACTCACCTCCGTGGGACTTCGTGACCGACCTCGCCGCGCGGGTGCCGCACACGGTGGTGAAGGTGGCCCCCGGGCTGGACCACGCGCTGATCCCGGCCGGCGCGGAGGCCGAGTGGGTCAGCGTCGACGGCGACCTGGTGGAGGCGGCGCTCTGGTGCGGCCGGCTGGCCGAGCTGCCCCGCCGGGCCACCGTGCTGCGGGCCGGAGCCGTGCACCAGCTCACCGGCTCGGGCACGGAGGAGGCGGCGGTCGGCCCGGTCCGGCGCTACCTGTACGACCCGGACCCGGCGGTGGTCCGCGCGCACCTGGTCGCCGAGCTCGCCACCGCGCTGGGCGCGACGATCGCCGACCCGAGCATCGCCTACCTGTACGCGGACACCCCCGACGTGACCCCCTTCGCCCGCTGCCTGGAGGTCACCGACGTGCTGCCGTTCTCGCTGAAGCGGCTGCGTGCCCTGCTGCGCGACCGGCGGGTGGGGCGGGTGGAGATCCTCAAGCGCGGCTCGGCGCTGGAGCCCGAGCGGCTCCGGCGCGACCTGCGGCTCGCCGGCGACCAGGCGGCGAGTGTGGTGCTCACCCGGGTCGCCGGGGCGCCGACCGCGCTGGTCTGCCGGCCGACCGGTTAG
- a CDS encoding chitinase encodes MLLAAVAALAAITATTLVVAAPAQAAGPTATLVRTADWGTGWEGRYTITNGGPTTITSWQVAFALPSGTTLGSYWDATLTSAGGRHTFTNRSWNGTVAPGASVSFGFLVTGSGSPTNCTVNGAPCTGGPPTTPPPTTPPPTTPPPTTPPPTTPPPTTPPPGGLPRHALIGYLHASFANGSGYLRMADVPADWDIINLAFGEPTTVTSGDIRFQLCPAAECPGVETEAEFIAAIRAKQAQGKKVLLSIGGQNGQVQLTTTAARDTFVRSVSAIIDRYGLNGLDIDFEGHSLYLNAGDTDFRNPTTPVIVNLISAIRTIKQRYGANFVLTMAPETFFVQLGYQYYGQGPWGGQDPRSGSYLPVIHALRNDLTVLHVQNYNSGPIMGLDNQYHTMGSADFHIAMTDMLLAGFPVAGNPDRFFPALREDQVAFGAPSSPSAGNGYLAPAGVQAAVNCLVKGQSCGSYAPRSGTNPAFRGLMTWSINWDRFYAWEFRLHHGPFLRALP; translated from the coding sequence TTGTTGCTGGCCGCCGTCGCGGCCCTCGCCGCCATCACCGCCACCACCCTCGTCGTCGCCGCGCCGGCCCAGGCCGCCGGTCCGACCGCCACCCTCGTCCGCACCGCCGATTGGGGCACCGGATGGGAGGGGCGTTACACCATCACCAACGGTGGTCCGACCACCATCACCAGCTGGCAGGTCGCCTTCGCCCTGCCGTCGGGCACCACCCTCGGCTCCTACTGGGACGCCACCCTGACCAGTGCCGGCGGACGGCACACCTTCACCAACCGGTCGTGGAACGGCACCGTCGCGCCGGGCGCCTCGGTGTCGTTCGGCTTCCTGGTCACCGGCTCCGGCTCCCCCACCAACTGCACGGTCAACGGCGCACCCTGCACCGGCGGCCCGCCGACCACGCCGCCGCCGACCACGCCGCCTCCCACCACCCCGCCGCCGACCACGCCGCCTCCCACCACGCCGCCCCCGACGACGCCGCCGCCTGGTGGGCTGCCCCGGCACGCGCTGATCGGCTACCTGCACGCCAGCTTCGCCAACGGCTCGGGCTACCTGCGGATGGCCGACGTGCCGGCCGACTGGGACATCATCAACCTGGCCTTCGGTGAGCCGACCACCGTGACCTCAGGCGACATCCGCTTCCAGCTCTGCCCGGCGGCCGAGTGCCCCGGGGTGGAGACCGAGGCCGAGTTCATCGCCGCGATCCGCGCCAAGCAGGCACAGGGCAAGAAGGTGCTGCTCTCCATCGGCGGACAGAACGGCCAGGTCCAGCTCACCACCACCGCCGCCCGGGACACCTTCGTCCGGTCGGTGTCGGCCATCATCGACCGGTACGGCCTGAACGGGCTCGACATCGACTTCGAGGGGCACTCGCTCTACCTGAACGCCGGGGACACCGACTTCCGCAACCCGACCACGCCGGTGATCGTCAACCTGATCTCCGCGATCCGCACGATCAAGCAGCGGTACGGGGCCAACTTCGTGCTCACCATGGCGCCGGAGACGTTCTTCGTCCAACTCGGCTACCAGTACTACGGGCAGGGACCGTGGGGTGGGCAGGACCCGCGCTCCGGGTCGTACCTGCCGGTGATCCACGCGCTGCGGAACGACCTCACCGTGCTGCACGTCCAGAACTACAACTCGGGACCGATCATGGGGCTGGACAACCAGTACCACACGATGGGCAGCGCCGACTTCCACATCGCGATGACGGACATGCTGCTGGCCGGCTTCCCGGTCGCCGGCAACCCGGACCGGTTCTTCCCGGCGCTGCGCGAGGACCAGGTGGCCTTCGGGGCGCCCTCCTCCCCCAGCGCCGGCAACGGCTACCTCGCCCCCGCCGGGGTGCAGGCCGCGGTGAACTGCCTGGTGAAGGGGCAGAGCTGCGGGTCGTACGCCCCGCGCAGCGGAACCAACCCGGCCTTCCGGGGGCTGATGACCTGGTCGATCAACTGGGACCGGTTCTACGCCTGGGAGTTCCGCCTGCACCACGGCCCGTTCCTGCGCGCGCTGCCCTGA
- the groES gene encoding co-chaperone GroES, translating into MPVTTATKVAIKPLEDRILVQANEAETTTASGIVIPDTAKEKPQEGTVLAVGPGRVDDKGNRIPVDVQVGDTVIYSKYGGTEVKYAGEEYLVLSARDVLAVIEK; encoded by the coding sequence ATGCCCGTGACTACCGCGACCAAGGTTGCGATCAAGCCGCTCGAGGACCGGATCCTGGTCCAGGCGAACGAGGCTGAGACCACCACGGCGTCGGGCATCGTGATCCCCGACACCGCCAAGGAGAAGCCGCAGGAGGGCACCGTCCTCGCTGTCGGCCCGGGCCGCGTCGACGACAAGGGCAACCGGATCCCGGTTGACGTGCAGGTCGGCGACACCGTCATCTACTCGAAGTACGGCGGCACCGAGGTCAAGTACGCCGGCGAGGAGTACCTGGTGCTCTCCGCCCGCGACGTCCTCGCGGTCATCGAGAAGTAA